The following are from one region of the Ischnura elegans chromosome 12, ioIscEleg1.1, whole genome shotgun sequence genome:
- the LOC124169540 gene encoding uncharacterized protein LOC124169540, giving the protein MKCTKEGEHLSKVSPFLIRRVLSAAIPGDLVSVKKLREGTLLIETGNETQSRKLLQLEKLHDIPITVEPHKTLNTCRGVVTCFDLLYVDVEEIKTEMAPQGVIECRRFTRKQNVQVINTTTVILTFASDSLPDKVFVGYTSYPVRPYIPNPMRCFNCQHFGQISSRCRGTAACARCGEGKHENENCSSKAHCVNCDDDHPVYSRDCPKLKDEKKIVEIKTLEKISYLEARKKFNAQKAPIFSRSFASVASVSVRCASTQTDLKKIQDTLVEKRDQQASGQQSTNNGNKQTDVSKKSQSDRKDKDPSLPKTQTPESPPKRGHKKSKSVSPKRGDNSTLPGPQVKSNAQCQMEEMEYDGYPSEAEVSMARKKGKSNRLRR; this is encoded by the coding sequence ATGAAGTGCACTAAAGAAGGCGAACATCTCTCCAAGGTATCTCCATTTCTAATACGTAGAGTGCTGTCTGCCGCCATTCCTGGAGACTTGGTATCGGTGAAGAAGCTACGCGAGGGTACACTACTGATAGAAACGGGAAACGAAACGCAGAGTCGCAAACTGTTGCAATTAGAAAAACTACATGACATTCCAATAACAGTCGAACCACACAAGACACTAAACACGTGTCGTGGAGTGGTCACTTGCTTTGATCTCCTGTACGTCGATGTGGAGGAAATAAAGACCGAAATGGCCCCCCAAGGTGTCATAGAATGTCGCCGGTTTACAAGAAAACAGAACGTTCAAGTAATAAATACAACAACTGTAATTCTCACATTCGCCAGTGATTCCCTACCCGATAAGGTATTTGTGGGCTATACTTCCTATCCGGTGCGTCCCTATATACCAAATCCAATGCGATGCTTCAACTGTCAGCACTTCGGACAGATCTCCAGTAGATGCCGAGGCACTGCTGCCTGTGCACGCTGCGGTGAGGGAAAGCACGAAAATGAAAACTGCTCTTCCAAAGCGCATTGCGTGAACTGCGACGATGATCATCCCGTATATTCCCGTGACTGTCCGAAGCTGAAGGATGAAAAGAAAATCGTGGAAATTAAAACTCTTGAAAAGATCTCGTACCTTGAAGCTAGGAAGAAATTCAACGCCCAAAAGGCTCCAATTTTCTCCCGCTCTTTTGCTTCTGTGGCTTCAGTTTCTGTCCGCTGCGCTTCAACAcagactgatttaaaaaaaatccaagatACTCTTGTTGAGAAACGCGACCAGCAAGCTTCTGGTCAGCAGAGtacaaataatggaaataaacaaaCTGACGTATCCAAAAAATCACAGAGCGACCGTAAGGATAAGGATCCTTCCCTCCCAAAGACCCAAACACCTGAAAGTCCTCCGAAGAGAGGACATAAAAAATCAAAGAGTGTTTCGCCTAAAAGAGGTGACAATTCTACTCTCCCCGGGCCTCAAGTCAAGAGCAACGCCCAATGTCAGATGGAGGAGATGGAATACGACGGCTATCCCTCTGAGGCGGAAGTTTCAATGGCCAGGAAGAAGGGGAAAAGCAATCGCCTGCGgcgataa
- the LOC124169545 gene encoding jerky protein homolog-like: protein MADKRKKIVLTVKQKLEVINKLEKGESVIKISRDYGIGCQTVRDIKKNTTKLMEYARNCDSGAGPSNRKTMKSASYEELDAAMLQWFTQRRAEGTPLSGPVVTDKAKFFYKQLGFEGEFNASSGWLTRFKNRHGIREISIQGERLSANNEAAVAFREEFQQFVTEERYDSSQIYNADETGLYWKCLPSKTLAFVQEKHAPGHKSSKERLTVMCCGNASGSHKLRLWMGKGCRRRPDGIHLNAKGVH from the exons ATGGCTGATAAACGCAAGAAAATTGTGTTGACTGTAAAACAGAAACTGGAAGTGATTAATAAACTAGAGAAGGGGGAATCGGTGATAAAGATTTCCAGAGATTATGGCATTGGATGTCAAACAGtgcgtgatattaaaaaaaatacgaccaAGCTAATGGAATACGCTAGGAACTGTGACAGTGGCGCAGGACCATCAAATCGCAAGACAATGAAAAGTGCATCATACGAGGAGTTGGACGCCGCAATGCTTCAATGGTTTACCCAGAGGAGAGCGGAAGGCACACCTCTTTCTGGTCCAGTTGTCACAGATAAAGCAAAGTTTTTCTACAAGCAACTGGGCTTCGAAGGCGAGTTCAACGCATCATCTGGGTGGCTaacaagatttaaaaatagaCACGGCATACGTGAAATAAGTATTCAAGGAGAACGACTGAGTGCTAACAATGAGGCTGCAGTAGCGTTTCGGGAAGAATTTCAGCAGTTTGTGACTGAAGAACGGTATGACTCCAGCCAAATTTACAATGCTGACGAGACGGGGCTATACTGGAAATGTCTGCCGTCTAAAACGCTAGCGTTCGTGCAAGAGAAGCATGCACCCGGCCACAAATCCTCCAAAGAACGATTGACAGTGATGTGCTGTGGGAATGCTTCCGGGAGCCATAAACTTAGATT GTGGATGGGGAAGGGGTGTCGTCGCCGTCCTGATGGCATCCACCTGAACGCCAAGGGCGTGCATTGA